In Acanthochromis polyacanthus isolate Apoly-LR-REF ecotype Palm Island chromosome 15, KAUST_Apoly_ChrSc, whole genome shotgun sequence, a single genomic region encodes these proteins:
- the eno4 gene encoding enolase 4 isoform X2 produces the protein MSSQGSVSRQSKEEQDLYEMKKAAAEFYRVNRVPQEIERALGQLLLLQPQDLYGYLADYFTNLSAPPRISRLKGREVYDASGQLSIEAEVFCIVCNKEKSMSSAAVSSHSAPMETSLDWKAKSQERVDHVVTAVQWINEPLNSMLKDQNPCAQSEIDHILSFFMARYLEEKTRNRENSCSPSQPEVVAPSPTPMQTKEKKNADKVKKSNMAEKPFVPAEPSEPVLHGSLAIGSLSLAVVKTGAQIQGIPLYKYIAALTGREAPTQFHIPASLVTLLSCGKTSPGKLNLLKEVILIPKMGQGVKQIITMTLELQKEMMRIVNSSTKAGAPQAVVCDSGAPTVSYERPEQPLDLITEACSNLELTLGTDIHLAVNCAAHELMDYSKGKYEVATGVLKSPDELADMYQTLICKYPAVVALIDPFRREDADQWERLSKATGHTCSLISDITYKSQAPPLPGVRGFILKPVNETTVSDLICITSKHKGSVLMGTTSSEPCNEESLSDIAVGLGLDYVILGGLSGAQRMLKYNRLISIEEELAQQGILVSKEKHPLRCSMEKPRSRTERTV, from the exons ATGTCTTCTCAAGGATCCGTCAGCcgtcagtccaaagaggaacAGGACTTGTACGAAATGAAAAAGGCTGCTGCTGAGTTTTATCGAGTGAACCGAGTCCCGCAGGAGATAGAGAGAGCTCTGGGccaactgctgctgctgcagccccAAGACCTGTACGGCTACCTG GCAGATTACTTTACAAACCTCTCTGCACCACCAAGGATCAGCAGACTGAAGGGAAGGGAGGTTTATGATGCAAGCGGTCAACTTTCCATTGAGGCAGAGGTCTTCTGTATCGTCTGCAACAAAGAAAAG AGTATGTCCTCAGCTGCTGTCTCCAGCCACTCTGCACCCATGGAGACTTCCCTAGACTGGAAAGCGAAGAGTCAGGAGAGGGTCGATCATGTGGTGACTGCTGTCCAGTGGATCAATGAACCTCTGAACAGCATGCTGAAGGACCAAAACCCCTGTGCCCAATCGGAAATTGACCATATACTcag TTTCTTTATGGCTCGCTACCTGGAAGAGAAGACCCGGAACAGGGAGAACAGTTGTTCACCCAGTCAGCCTGAGGTGGTGGCTCCTTCTCCAACACCAATGCAGactaaagaaaagaagaatgcTGATAAAG tCAAAAAGAGCAACATGGCAGAGAAGCCATTCGTCCCAGCAGAACCGTCAGAACCAGTTCTACATGGGAGCTTGGCCATAGGCTCTCTGTCTCTGGCTGTGGTCAAAACTGGGGCACAAATCCAGGGCATCCCTCTCTACAAATACATAGCAGCTCTGACAGGCCGAGAG GCTCCAACACAGTTTCACATCCCCGCCTCCTTGGTAACATTGCTGAGCTGTGGGAAGACTTCGCCGGGAAAACTGAATTTACTGAAGGAAGTCATCCTGATCCCCAAAATGGGACAAGGAGTCAAACAA ATCATCACAATGACCCTTGAGTTACAGAAGGAGATGATGAGAATAGTGAACTCTTCAACAAAAGCTGGG GCACCGCAGGCCGTTGTGTGCGACAGCGGAGCGCCGACTGTGAGCTATGAGCGACCCGAGCAGCCTCTGGACCTGATCACTGAAGCCTGCAGTAATCTTGAACTGACCCTGGGAACAGATATCCATTTAGCCGTGAACTGTGCTGCTCATGAACTAATGGATTAT TCTAAAGGGAAATATGAGGTTGCAACAGGAGTTCTGAAGAGTCCAGATGAGTTAGCGGACATGTACCAAACCCTCATCTGCAAATACCCTGCAGTGGTGGCTCTAATCGATCCATTTAGAAGAGAG GATGCAGACCAGTGGGAAAGGCTGAGTAAAGCGACTGGACACACATGTTCGCTGATCTCTGACATCACCTACAAGTCACAGGCCCCGCCCCTTCCAGGAGTCAGAGGTTTTATCTTAAAGCCCGTCAATGAGACAACAGTCAGTGACTTGATCTGCATCACATCAAAGCACAAAG GTTCAGTGCTGATGGGAACAACGAGCAGTGAACCCTGCAACGAAGAGTCTTTGTCCGATATC GCTGTAGGTCTAGGCCTGGACTATGTCATACTGGGAGGTCTGAGTGGTGCTCAGAGGATGCTTAAATACAACCGGCTGATTTCTATAGAAGAAGAACTGGCCCAACAGGGAATCCTGG TCTCTAAAGAGAAGCACCCCCTCCGCTGCTCCATGGAAAAACCCAGGAGCAGAACAGAGAGGACAGTCTGA
- the eno4 gene encoding enolase 4 isoform X1 → MSSQGSVSRQSKEEQDLYEMKKAAAEFYRVNRVPQEIERALGQLLLLQPQDLYGYLADYFTNLSAPPRISRLKGREVYDASGQLSIEAEVFCIVCNKEKSMSSAAVSSHSAPMETSLDWKAKSQERVDHVVTAVQWINEPLNSMLKDQNPCAQSEIDHILSSFFMARYLEEKTRNRENSCSPSQPEVVAPSPTPMQTKEKKNADKVKKSNMAEKPFVPAEPSEPVLHGSLAIGSLSLAVVKTGAQIQGIPLYKYIAALTGREAPTQFHIPASLVTLLSCGKTSPGKLNLLKEVILIPKMGQGVKQIITMTLELQKEMMRIVNSSTKAGAPQAVVCDSGAPTVSYERPEQPLDLITEACSNLELTLGTDIHLAVNCAAHELMDYSKGKYEVATGVLKSPDELADMYQTLICKYPAVVALIDPFRREDADQWERLSKATGHTCSLISDITYKSQAPPLPGVRGFILKPVNETTVSDLICITSKHKGSVLMGTTSSEPCNEESLSDIAVGLGLDYVILGGLSGAQRMLKYNRLISIEEELAQQGILVSKEKHPLRCSMEKPRSRTERTV, encoded by the exons ATGTCTTCTCAAGGATCCGTCAGCcgtcagtccaaagaggaacAGGACTTGTACGAAATGAAAAAGGCTGCTGCTGAGTTTTATCGAGTGAACCGAGTCCCGCAGGAGATAGAGAGAGCTCTGGGccaactgctgctgctgcagccccAAGACCTGTACGGCTACCTG GCAGATTACTTTACAAACCTCTCTGCACCACCAAGGATCAGCAGACTGAAGGGAAGGGAGGTTTATGATGCAAGCGGTCAACTTTCCATTGAGGCAGAGGTCTTCTGTATCGTCTGCAACAAAGAAAAG AGTATGTCCTCAGCTGCTGTCTCCAGCCACTCTGCACCCATGGAGACTTCCCTAGACTGGAAAGCGAAGAGTCAGGAGAGGGTCGATCATGTGGTGACTGCTGTCCAGTGGATCAATGAACCTCTGAACAGCATGCTGAAGGACCAAAACCCCTGTGCCCAATCGGAAATTGACCATATACTcag CAGTTTCTTTATGGCTCGCTACCTGGAAGAGAAGACCCGGAACAGGGAGAACAGTTGTTCACCCAGTCAGCCTGAGGTGGTGGCTCCTTCTCCAACACCAATGCAGactaaagaaaagaagaatgcTGATAAAG tCAAAAAGAGCAACATGGCAGAGAAGCCATTCGTCCCAGCAGAACCGTCAGAACCAGTTCTACATGGGAGCTTGGCCATAGGCTCTCTGTCTCTGGCTGTGGTCAAAACTGGGGCACAAATCCAGGGCATCCCTCTCTACAAATACATAGCAGCTCTGACAGGCCGAGAG GCTCCAACACAGTTTCACATCCCCGCCTCCTTGGTAACATTGCTGAGCTGTGGGAAGACTTCGCCGGGAAAACTGAATTTACTGAAGGAAGTCATCCTGATCCCCAAAATGGGACAAGGAGTCAAACAA ATCATCACAATGACCCTTGAGTTACAGAAGGAGATGATGAGAATAGTGAACTCTTCAACAAAAGCTGGG GCACCGCAGGCCGTTGTGTGCGACAGCGGAGCGCCGACTGTGAGCTATGAGCGACCCGAGCAGCCTCTGGACCTGATCACTGAAGCCTGCAGTAATCTTGAACTGACCCTGGGAACAGATATCCATTTAGCCGTGAACTGTGCTGCTCATGAACTAATGGATTAT TCTAAAGGGAAATATGAGGTTGCAACAGGAGTTCTGAAGAGTCCAGATGAGTTAGCGGACATGTACCAAACCCTCATCTGCAAATACCCTGCAGTGGTGGCTCTAATCGATCCATTTAGAAGAGAG GATGCAGACCAGTGGGAAAGGCTGAGTAAAGCGACTGGACACACATGTTCGCTGATCTCTGACATCACCTACAAGTCACAGGCCCCGCCCCTTCCAGGAGTCAGAGGTTTTATCTTAAAGCCCGTCAATGAGACAACAGTCAGTGACTTGATCTGCATCACATCAAAGCACAAAG GTTCAGTGCTGATGGGAACAACGAGCAGTGAACCCTGCAACGAAGAGTCTTTGTCCGATATC GCTGTAGGTCTAGGCCTGGACTATGTCATACTGGGAGGTCTGAGTGGTGCTCAGAGGATGCTTAAATACAACCGGCTGATTTCTATAGAAGAAGAACTGGCCCAACAGGGAATCCTGG TCTCTAAAGAGAAGCACCCCCTCCGCTGCTCCATGGAAAAACCCAGGAGCAGAACAGAGAGGACAGTCTGA
- the eno4 gene encoding enolase 4 isoform X3 — MSSQGSVSRQSKEEQDLYEMKKAAAEFYRVNRVPQEIERALGQLLLLQPQDLYGYLADYFTNLSAPPRISRLKGREVYDASGQLSIEAEVFCIVCNKEKSMSSAAVSSHSAPMETSLDWKAKSQERVDHVVTAVQWINEPLNSMLKDQNPCAQSEIDHILSSFFMARYLEEKTRNRENSCSPSQPEVVAPSPTPMQTKEKKNADKVKKSNMAEKPFVPAEPSEPVLHGSLAIGSLSLAVVKTGAQIQGIPLYKYIAALTGREAPTQFHIPASLVTLLSCGKTSPGKLNLLKEVILIPKMGQGVKQAPQAVVCDSGAPTVSYERPEQPLDLITEACSNLELTLGTDIHLAVNCAAHELMDYSKGKYEVATGVLKSPDELADMYQTLICKYPAVVALIDPFRREDADQWERLSKATGHTCSLISDITYKSQAPPLPGVRGFILKPVNETTVSDLICITSKHKGSVLMGTTSSEPCNEESLSDIAVGLGLDYVILGGLSGAQRMLKYNRLISIEEELAQQGILVSKEKHPLRCSMEKPRSRTERTV; from the exons ATGTCTTCTCAAGGATCCGTCAGCcgtcagtccaaagaggaacAGGACTTGTACGAAATGAAAAAGGCTGCTGCTGAGTTTTATCGAGTGAACCGAGTCCCGCAGGAGATAGAGAGAGCTCTGGGccaactgctgctgctgcagccccAAGACCTGTACGGCTACCTG GCAGATTACTTTACAAACCTCTCTGCACCACCAAGGATCAGCAGACTGAAGGGAAGGGAGGTTTATGATGCAAGCGGTCAACTTTCCATTGAGGCAGAGGTCTTCTGTATCGTCTGCAACAAAGAAAAG AGTATGTCCTCAGCTGCTGTCTCCAGCCACTCTGCACCCATGGAGACTTCCCTAGACTGGAAAGCGAAGAGTCAGGAGAGGGTCGATCATGTGGTGACTGCTGTCCAGTGGATCAATGAACCTCTGAACAGCATGCTGAAGGACCAAAACCCCTGTGCCCAATCGGAAATTGACCATATACTcag CAGTTTCTTTATGGCTCGCTACCTGGAAGAGAAGACCCGGAACAGGGAGAACAGTTGTTCACCCAGTCAGCCTGAGGTGGTGGCTCCTTCTCCAACACCAATGCAGactaaagaaaagaagaatgcTGATAAAG tCAAAAAGAGCAACATGGCAGAGAAGCCATTCGTCCCAGCAGAACCGTCAGAACCAGTTCTACATGGGAGCTTGGCCATAGGCTCTCTGTCTCTGGCTGTGGTCAAAACTGGGGCACAAATCCAGGGCATCCCTCTCTACAAATACATAGCAGCTCTGACAGGCCGAGAG GCTCCAACACAGTTTCACATCCCCGCCTCCTTGGTAACATTGCTGAGCTGTGGGAAGACTTCGCCGGGAAAACTGAATTTACTGAAGGAAGTCATCCTGATCCCCAAAATGGGACAAGGAGTCAAACAA GCACCGCAGGCCGTTGTGTGCGACAGCGGAGCGCCGACTGTGAGCTATGAGCGACCCGAGCAGCCTCTGGACCTGATCACTGAAGCCTGCAGTAATCTTGAACTGACCCTGGGAACAGATATCCATTTAGCCGTGAACTGTGCTGCTCATGAACTAATGGATTAT TCTAAAGGGAAATATGAGGTTGCAACAGGAGTTCTGAAGAGTCCAGATGAGTTAGCGGACATGTACCAAACCCTCATCTGCAAATACCCTGCAGTGGTGGCTCTAATCGATCCATTTAGAAGAGAG GATGCAGACCAGTGGGAAAGGCTGAGTAAAGCGACTGGACACACATGTTCGCTGATCTCTGACATCACCTACAAGTCACAGGCCCCGCCCCTTCCAGGAGTCAGAGGTTTTATCTTAAAGCCCGTCAATGAGACAACAGTCAGTGACTTGATCTGCATCACATCAAAGCACAAAG GTTCAGTGCTGATGGGAACAACGAGCAGTGAACCCTGCAACGAAGAGTCTTTGTCCGATATC GCTGTAGGTCTAGGCCTGGACTATGTCATACTGGGAGGTCTGAGTGGTGCTCAGAGGATGCTTAAATACAACCGGCTGATTTCTATAGAAGAAGAACTGGCCCAACAGGGAATCCTGG TCTCTAAAGAGAAGCACCCCCTCCGCTGCTCCATGGAAAAACCCAGGAGCAGAACAGAGAGGACAGTCTGA